The Desulfovibrio aminophilus genome segment CGGAGGGCTTCCTGCCCATCGCCGCCCTGCTGGGGCTGAAGCGCCTGCTCCTGGGCGAGGGCTACGACTTCGTGCACCCGGCCGGGCTGACCATCCTGCTGGCGGTCCTGGCCGCGTCCTGGCTCCTGCGCCGGAGCTTCTGCGGCCACGTCTGCCCGGTGGGCTTCCTGAGCGAGGCCCTGGGGCGGCTCGGGCAGCGGCTGGGCCTGGGACGTCGGGGACCCCGCGTCCTGGACGCCGTGCTGCGCGGGGTGAAGTTCCTGTTCCTGGGTTTCTTCCTGCTCCAGGTGGCCTCCATGGACCGGGCCTCGCTGGCGGCCTTCGTCACCAGCCCATACAACATCACGGCCGACGCCCGGATGCTCCTCTTCTACCGCAACCCCTCCGGGGCCGCGCTGGCGGTCCTGGCCGTGCTGGCCGCGCTCGGGCTGGTCTTCCGCAACGCCTGGTGCCGCTGGTTCTGCCCCTACGGCGCGCTGCTCGGCCTGGCGGCGCTGGCCGGGCCCACGGCGGTGCGGCGCGACCCCTCGGCCTGCGTGGGCTGCGGAACCTGCGAACGCAACTGCCCGGCGGCCATTCCCATCTGCTCCAAGACGACCATGCGCGGGCCGGAATGCCTGGGCTGCGGCCAGTGCGTGGCCAACTGCCCGGCTCCCGGGGCGCTCGGCGTGCGCTTCCTGGGCCGTTGCGTGTCCTGGAAGACGCTCTGCCTCGGCGCGGCCGCCGTGATGTTCGGGGCCTGGCTTCTGGCCCTGGCCCTGGGGCATTGGCATTCGGCCCTGCCCGGGCAGATGCTCGACGCGCTCTACGCCCGGACGTTCCTGGCGTCCTGACCGGATGAAACGAAAGGCGGGAGGGGTTCGCCTCTCCCGCCTTTCCCCGTCCCCTCGCGCGTGACGCGCCACCCGACGATATTTTCCAGCCCCCTCTTCGCCTTTCCATAACCCCCCGAAGGGGACCTTTCCATAATCCCCCGAAGGGGGGCGAAAGGGGCGTTGCTTGAATTCTCGCCCGAAGCGACGTATGAAATTCAACAACGGCGCGGACTTTTTGGGGGCCGCCCGCAATCGGCCCGGACAGCCGCGTACGGCAGGGAGCGGGATCATGCTGTTCAAACGTTGGTTCGCCATCCCCCTGATGCTGGCAATCGCCGTGGGCGGATTCCTCGCCTGGCGGCACTTCAGGACACCCGCCCAGGATCCTGGATTCGCCTCGGGCAACGGCCGCATCGAGGCCACCGAGGTGCAGATATCCACCAAGCTGGCCGGACGCCTGGTGGCCGTGCTGGCCCGGGAGGGCGACGACGTGCCCGAGGGCCAGGTGCTGGCCCGGATGGACACCAAGATCCTGGAGGCCGACCTGCGCGAGGCCAAGGCGGCCGTCGTCCAGGCGGCGCACAAGAAGGCCAGCGCCGAGGCGGCCCTGGCCCAGCGCCGGAACGAGATCGCCGCGGCCGAGGCCCTGGTGGCCCAGCGCACGAGCCAGCTCAATCTGGCGAACACCGAGATGCGCCGGAGCCGGGAGCTGCATTCGGGCGGTTTCCTGGCCCGCGAGAAGCTGGACGTGGACGTGACGGCCACGAAGACCAACACGGCCCAGCTTCAGGCCGCGCGGGCCCAGCTCCTGGCCGCCCAGTCGGCCCTGGAGGCGGCGCGGGCCGGCGTCCTGGAGGCCCAGGCGGCGATGGAGGCGGCCCAGGCCAGGGCCGAGACCATCCAGGCGGACATCGCGGACTCCACCCTGACCGCGCCCGTTGCCGGGCGGGTGCTCTACCGGCTGGCCGAACCCGGCGAGGTCCTGGGCGTGGGCGGCCACGTCCTGACCCTGCTCGACCTGAGCGACGTCTACATGACCCTTTTCCTGCCCACCGAGCAGGCGGGCCGGGCGGCCCTGGGCGCCGAGGCGCGCATCGTGCTGGATGTGCTTCCCGACCTGTCCATTCCGGCGCGGGTGACCTTCGTTTCGCCCCAGGCCCAGTTCACGCCCAAGGCCGTGGAGACCCGCACCGAGCGCGAAAAGCTCATGTTCCGCATCAAGGTGAACATTCCCGAGGAACTGCTCAAGGCCCACTCCCGGCAGGTGAAGACGGGGCTGCCCGGGGTGGCCTACGTGCGCCTCGATCCGGAAGCCTCCTGGCCCTCGTCCGTTCCGCCGCTGTTCGAGGGAAAGAAGACCAGCCCATGAATTCCGGGAGCGTCGCCCGCCTGACCAGCGTGGGCCTGCGCTATGGCAAGACGACGGCTTTGGAGGCCGTCGGCCTGGACATTCCCTCCGGCCGCATGGTCGGCCTGATCGGGCCGGACGGAGTGGGCAAGTCCAGCCTCCTGGCGCTCATTTCCGGCGCGCGGCGCATCCAGGAGGGGAGGGTGGAGGTCCTGGGCGGCGACATGGCCGACGCCCGCCACCGCGCGGCGGTCTGCCCGCGCATCGCCTACATGCCCCAGGGGCTCGGCCGGAATCTGTACATGACCCTCTCGGTGTTCGAGAACGTGGACTTTTTCGGCAAGCTCTTCGGCCAGGACCGGGAGGAGCGGAAGCGGCGCATCGCCGGGCTGCTGCGCGCCACCGGGCTGGCCCCGTTCCGGGACCGGCCCGCGGGCAAGCTCTCCGGGGGCATGAAGCAGAAGCTCGGCCTGTGCTGCGCCCTGATCCACGACCCGGCCCTGCTCATCCTGGACGAGCCGACGACCGGCGTGGACCCGCTTTCGCGGCGCCAGTTCTGGCGGCTCGTCGGGCGCATCCGCGCCGAGAATCCGGGCATGAGCGTCCTGGTGGCCACGGCCTACATGGAGGAGGCCCAGGGTTTCGACTGGCTCGTGGCCATGGACGGCGGCCGGGTGCTGGCCACGGGGACGCCCGGGGAGCTGCTGGAGCGCACCGGAACATCCGACCTGGACGCGGCGTTCATCGCGCTCCTGCCCGAGGACAGGCGCAGGGGCCACAAGACCCTGGTGGTTCCGCCGCGCGAGGCGCGCGGGGATGAGCCCCCGGCCATCACCGCCCAGGGCCTGACCATGCGCTTCGGCTCGTTCACGGCCGTGGACCATGTGGACTTCGAGATCCGGCGCGGCGAGATTTTCGGTTTCCTGGGCTCCAACGGCTGCGGCAAGACCACGACCATGAAGATGCTCACCGGGCTGTTGCAGCCGAGCGAGGGCCGGGCCCTGCTCTTCGGCAGCCCGCTGGACGCCCGCGACCTGAAGACCCGCGGCCGCGTGGGCTTCATGACCCAGGCCTTCTCGCTCTACAGCGAACTCACCGTACGCCACAATCTGACGCTGCACGCCCAGCTTTTCCACCTGCCCCCGGCCGAGATTCCCGGCCGCGTGGAGGAGATGCTCGATCGGTTCAGGCTCAAGGAACACGCCGAGGAACTGCCGGACCGCCTGCCCCTGGGCATCCGCCAGCGTCTCTCCCTGGCGGTGGCCGTGATCCACAGGCCCGAGATGCTCATCCTGGACGAGCCCACCTCGGGCGTGGACCCCGTGGCCCGCGACGGCTTCTGGGAACTGCTGATCGACCTCTCCCGGAACCAGGGAGTGACCATCTTCGTCTCCACCCACTTCATGAACGAGGGCGAACGCTGCGACCGCATCTCCCTGATGCACGCTGGCCGGGTCCTGGCCGGCGGCGCGCCGGAGGAGCTCATCCGGGCGCGCGGCAGGACGACCCTGGAGGACGCCTTCATCGACTATCTGGGCGAGGTCGCGGGAGACGAGGAGGGGCCGTCCGGAACCGTTCCGACGCAGACCCGGCCTCCGGAGGAGGCGCGTTCCGGTCCCCGAGGCTTCAGCCCGCGCCGCCTCGCCGCCTACGCCGACCGGGAGCTGCGGGAGATCCTGCGTGATCCCGTGCGGCTGGCGGTGTCCCTGCTGGGTTCGGTGATCCTTCTGTGCATCATGGGCTACGGGCTGACCTTCGATGTGGAGAACCTCGCTTTCGCGGTCCTGGACCGGGACCAGTCCCCCGAGAGCCGGGACTACATCCAGAACCTCTCGGGATCGCGCTATTTCGTCGAGCAGGCGTCCCTGGCAGGCACGGACGAACTGGACCGGCGCATGGCCGGGGGAAGGCTGAGCGTGGCCCTGGAGATCCCGCCGGACTACGGCAGGGACCTCCGGCGCGGGCGGGACGTGGAGATCGGCGTCTGGGTGGACGGGGCCATGCCCTTCCGGGCCGAAACCGTGCGGGGCTATGTGGAGGGCATGCACGCCCTGTATCTGAGCCAGTTGGAGCTGCGCGGCCGGGGCGAGATCTCCGGGCTCCCGGCCGCCGACATCCAGGTGCGCTACCGCTACAACCAGGACTTCAAGAGCCTGTACGCCATGGTCCCGGCGGTCATTCCGCTGCTGCTCGTGTTCATCCCCTCGATCATGATGGCTCTCGGCGTGGTGCGCGAAAAGGAACTGGGCTCCATCACCAACCTCTACGTCACCCCGGTGACCAGGACGGAGTTCCTGATCGGCAAGCAGATCCCCTACGTGGCCGTGAGCATGGTCAGCTACCTGGGGCTGGTGGGGCTGTCGGTGTTCGTCTTCCGGGTGCCGCTCAAGGGCAGCTTCCCGACCCTGACCCTGGGCGCGCTGCTCTTCGTCACGGTGACCACGGGCATCGGCCTGCTCCTCTCGGCCTTCGCCCGGACCCAGGTGGCGACCCTGGCGCTCACCGCCATCCTGACCCTCATGGCCACGATCACCTTCTCGGGCCTGACCACCCCGGTGTCCTCGCTCCAGGGGCCGGGCGCGTTCATCGGCGCGGTGTATCCGGTGACCTATTTCCTGCACATCAGCCGGGGGGTCTTCACCAAGGCCCTGGCCCTCGGGGACCTCTACCGCCATTTCCTGGTCCTGGTCGCCTGGATTCCGGCGCTGACCGTGCTGAGCGTGCTCTTCCTGCCCAAACAGGAGAAATGACCGTGCGCCGCCCGCTCAACGTCTATCGCCTGGGAATCAAGGAGCTGCGCAGCCTGTGGCGCGACAAGGTGCTGCTCTGCATCATCCTCTGGGCCTTCACCGGGGGCATCTACGTGGTGGCCAAGGCCACTTCCCAGGAGCTGCACAACGCGCCCATCGCGGTGGTGGACGAGGACCAGTCCGTGCTCTCGGGGCGCATCGTCCAGGCGTTCTACGGCCCGCACTTCCAGACTCCGCGCCTGATTTCCCTGGCGGAGATGGACCCCGGGATGGATTCCGGCCGCTACAC includes the following:
- a CDS encoding 4Fe-4S binding protein, with amino-acid sequence MRFSLKPAALRRSVRIVFALVCLAGGLQLFLYLRHVSGLAGPAASRPPVAEGFLPIAALLGLKRLLLGEGYDFVHPAGLTILLAVLAASWLLRRSFCGHVCPVGFLSEALGRLGQRLGLGRRGPRVLDAVLRGVKFLFLGFFLLQVASMDRASLAAFVTSPYNITADARMLLFYRNPSGAALAVLAVLAALGLVFRNAWCRWFCPYGALLGLAALAGPTAVRRDPSACVGCGTCERNCPAAIPICSKTTMRGPECLGCGQCVANCPAPGALGVRFLGRCVSWKTLCLGAAAVMFGAWLLALALGHWHSALPGQMLDALYARTFLAS
- a CDS encoding HlyD family secretion protein; this encodes MLFKRWFAIPLMLAIAVGGFLAWRHFRTPAQDPGFASGNGRIEATEVQISTKLAGRLVAVLAREGDDVPEGQVLARMDTKILEADLREAKAAVVQAAHKKASAEAALAQRRNEIAAAEALVAQRTSQLNLANTEMRRSRELHSGGFLAREKLDVDVTATKTNTAQLQAARAQLLAAQSALEAARAGVLEAQAAMEAAQARAETIQADIADSTLTAPVAGRVLYRLAEPGEVLGVGGHVLTLLDLSDVYMTLFLPTEQAGRAALGAEARIVLDVLPDLSIPARVTFVSPQAQFTPKAVETRTEREKLMFRIKVNIPEELLKAHSRQVKTGLPGVAYVRLDPEASWPSSVPPLFEGKKTSP
- the rbbA gene encoding ribosome-associated ATPase/putative transporter RbbA, translating into MNSGSVARLTSVGLRYGKTTALEAVGLDIPSGRMVGLIGPDGVGKSSLLALISGARRIQEGRVEVLGGDMADARHRAAVCPRIAYMPQGLGRNLYMTLSVFENVDFFGKLFGQDREERKRRIAGLLRATGLAPFRDRPAGKLSGGMKQKLGLCCALIHDPALLILDEPTTGVDPLSRRQFWRLVGRIRAENPGMSVLVATAYMEEAQGFDWLVAMDGGRVLATGTPGELLERTGTSDLDAAFIALLPEDRRRGHKTLVVPPREARGDEPPAITAQGLTMRFGSFTAVDHVDFEIRRGEIFGFLGSNGCGKTTTMKMLTGLLQPSEGRALLFGSPLDARDLKTRGRVGFMTQAFSLYSELTVRHNLTLHAQLFHLPPAEIPGRVEEMLDRFRLKEHAEELPDRLPLGIRQRLSLAVAVIHRPEMLILDEPTSGVDPVARDGFWELLIDLSRNQGVTIFVSTHFMNEGERCDRISLMHAGRVLAGGAPEELIRARGRTTLEDAFIDYLGEVAGDEEGPSGTVPTQTRPPEEARSGPRGFSPRRLAAYADRELREILRDPVRLAVSLLGSVILLCIMGYGLTFDVENLAFAVLDRDQSPESRDYIQNLSGSRYFVEQASLAGTDELDRRMAGGRLSVALEIPPDYGRDLRRGRDVEIGVWVDGAMPFRAETVRGYVEGMHALYLSQLELRGRGEISGLPAADIQVRYRYNQDFKSLYAMVPAVIPLLLVFIPSIMMALGVVREKELGSITNLYVTPVTRTEFLIGKQIPYVAVSMVSYLGLVGLSVFVFRVPLKGSFPTLTLGALLFVTVTTGIGLLLSAFARTQVATLALTAILTLMATITFSGLTTPVSSLQGPGAFIGAVYPVTYFLHISRGVFTKALALGDLYRHFLVLVAWIPALTVLSVLFLPKQEK